The Kocuria sp. TGY1127_2 genome includes a window with the following:
- a CDS encoding GtrA family protein — translation MSTVAEKVRGLWDLFLKEVLKFGIVGALAFVVNASVTLLLMNTWFQDEGHAKAKFIAGVVATLFSWIVNRLWTFRDKRQDNKVREAVQFAVVNLIGIAVESGCVMFTFYILGLTSKEASFISGTIVGTVLGTIVRYFAYRFWVYGGQNEAEISDEQAHMTREERVGRFVTEATEIVTGTLDADEVVRRSRGRGSSGSSPTP, via the coding sequence GTGTCGACCGTTGCTGAGAAAGTCCGTGGGCTGTGGGATCTCTTCCTGAAAGAGGTCCTGAAGTTCGGGATCGTCGGTGCGTTGGCCTTTGTCGTCAACGCGTCTGTCACGTTGCTGCTCATGAACACCTGGTTCCAGGACGAAGGGCACGCCAAAGCAAAGTTCATTGCCGGCGTCGTGGCGACTCTCTTCTCCTGGATCGTCAATCGTCTCTGGACTTTCCGCGACAAGCGCCAGGACAACAAAGTTCGGGAGGCCGTTCAATTCGCGGTCGTCAACCTCATCGGCATAGCCGTCGAATCCGGTTGCGTGATGTTCACGTTCTATATCTTGGGGCTGACCTCGAAAGAGGCCTCGTTCATATCCGGAACAATTGTCGGCACCGTCTTGGGCACGATCGTTCGATACTTCGCTTACCGATTCTGGGTCTACGGCGGACAGAACGAGGCCGAAATCTCGGACGAGCAGGCTCACATGACGCGAGAAGAACGAGTCGGCCGGTTCGTCACCGAGGCCACCGAGATTGTGACGGGAACCCTGGACGCGGACGAGGTCGTGCGGCGCTCGCGAGGGCGAGGTTCATCCGGTTCCTCGCCGACGCCCTGA
- a CDS encoding 5-(carboxyamino)imidazole ribonucleotide synthase, giving the protein MMAPEASELGIELRVLAESPEVCAAAVVPRSPVGDYTDLSTLREFARSVDVLTFDHEHVPTDHLRALIRDGVAVHPGPGALLHAQDKIEMRRAVDRLGLPNPQWEAVTSPDELRAFGERAGWPVVLKTPRGGYDGKGVMLVEPADVGSPEVADWFAKAGDAGWTDGALLVEEKVDFSRELSALVARRPGGETCTWDVAESIQVNSVCDEVIVPAPDIDSQTAGSAQQAALLLASELGVTGVMAAELFETPGRGPGFLVNELAMRPHNSGHWTQDGSVTSQFEQHLRAVLDLPLGSTDRLAQVTVMKNFLGGENQNVFSAYPAVMAEYPGAKIHTYGKSVRPGRKVGHINVTGPSDELTRLRQLAHGAATGIRDYRAQGQV; this is encoded by the coding sequence ATGATGGCGCCCGAGGCGAGTGAACTCGGTATCGAATTGCGTGTCCTCGCGGAATCGCCCGAGGTGTGTGCGGCGGCGGTCGTTCCGCGGTCTCCCGTCGGTGATTACACGGACCTGAGTACTCTCCGGGAATTCGCACGGAGTGTCGACGTTCTGACTTTCGACCATGAACATGTCCCGACCGACCACCTTCGTGCGCTCATTCGTGACGGCGTTGCGGTCCACCCAGGACCCGGGGCCCTCCTGCATGCGCAGGACAAGATCGAGATGCGCCGCGCCGTCGACCGTCTGGGTCTGCCCAACCCCCAGTGGGAGGCCGTGACGAGCCCCGACGAGCTGCGTGCATTCGGCGAGAGGGCGGGGTGGCCGGTTGTCCTCAAGACGCCTCGCGGTGGTTATGACGGCAAGGGGGTCATGCTTGTGGAACCGGCCGACGTCGGCTCCCCCGAGGTCGCCGACTGGTTTGCGAAGGCCGGTGACGCCGGTTGGACCGACGGCGCTCTTCTGGTCGAGGAAAAAGTCGATTTCTCGAGGGAACTCTCGGCGTTGGTCGCTCGCCGTCCCGGCGGCGAGACGTGTACCTGGGACGTCGCGGAATCCATTCAGGTCAATTCGGTGTGTGATGAGGTCATCGTTCCCGCCCCGGACATCGACTCTCAGACTGCCGGCTCAGCCCAGCAAGCGGCTTTGCTCCTCGCATCAGAGCTCGGCGTCACCGGGGTCATGGCCGCTGAGCTCTTCGAAACCCCTGGTCGTGGCCCCGGCTTTCTGGTGAACGAACTGGCCATGCGCCCGCACAACTCGGGCCACTGGACTCAGGACGGCTCGGTGACCAGTCAGTTCGAACAGCACCTCCGCGCCGTTCTGGATCTGCCCTTGGGCTCGACCGACCGCCTCGCTCAGGTGACCGTGATGAAGAACTTCCTGGGCGGAGAGAACCAGAATGTGTTCTCGGCGTATCCGGCCGTCATGGCCGAATATCCCGGGGCAAAAATCCACACCTACGGAAAATCGGTGCGACCGGGGCGCAAGGTCGGCCACATCAATGTGACCGGTCCGTCGGATGAGCTCACGCGCTTGCGTCAACTCGCGCACGGCGCCGCTACGGGCATACGAGATTACCGAGCACAAGGTCAGGTCTAG
- the purE gene encoding 5-(carboxyamino)imidazole ribonucleotide mutase translates to MSDTQETPLVGLVMGSDSDWPTLEAAADVLEDFGVSYEAQVVSAHRMPEEMIEYGKSAEERGLRVIIAGAGGAAHLPGMLASVTSLPVIGVPVQLKTLDGMDSLLSIVQMPAGVPVATVSINGAKNAGLLALRILGSGDSRDAREIRTELSEFAENLKQSAQDKGAALTQKVEARRQERDEANSPSRPRRPSVPAEEQVDDPPAGYAP, encoded by the coding sequence ATGAGCGATACGCAAGAGACCCCACTCGTCGGGTTGGTCATGGGATCCGATTCCGACTGGCCCACGCTCGAGGCGGCGGCCGATGTTCTGGAGGACTTCGGCGTGTCCTATGAGGCCCAGGTGGTCTCGGCGCATCGAATGCCCGAAGAAATGATCGAATATGGCAAGAGCGCCGAGGAGCGGGGGTTGCGAGTGATCATCGCGGGTGCCGGTGGTGCGGCACATCTGCCGGGGATGTTGGCTTCGGTCACCTCACTGCCTGTGATCGGCGTTCCCGTTCAGCTCAAAACCCTCGACGGCATGGACTCTCTACTCTCGATCGTTCAGATGCCGGCCGGGGTTCCCGTTGCGACGGTATCGATCAATGGGGCCAAGAATGCTGGGCTGCTCGCGCTCCGAATCTTGGGGTCCGGGGATTCGCGCGACGCGCGCGAAATTCGTACGGAGCTCTCGGAATTCGCCGAGAATCTCAAGCAGAGTGCACAGGACAAGGGGGCCGCGTTGACCCAAAAAGTCGAGGCACGCCGCCAGGAGCGCGACGAAGCGAATTCTCCCTCGAGGCCCCGCCGGCCGTCCGTTCCTGCCGAAGAGCAAGTCGACGACCCGCCCGCCGGTTACGCACCGTAA
- a CDS encoding LCP family protein produces MTTPPSNQDPSDHIEAARGLDEHVGSSRMTDPLRNPRSGGALTRTKRAWLLLILTTIIPGSAQLVAGHRKVGRIALTVTLTVWVLLILLLLTWLIHRAWVIELVTGRYMSLVLVIVLVALAIFWAFLFFDTLRLIRPVLLAKGMRPAVIIGFVVLLFVTAGGVGYSAYLVNVGRGAVSGIFASGAKMKPVDGRYNFLLMGGDAGDDRVGRRPDSMTVFSVDAKTGQAVTISLPRNTQNAQFSKDSPLWDIYPDGYNCGDECILNALYPDVANDHKDLYPNAADPGAEAMKDAAEGITGLPIQAYVLVDMDGFSNLIDAMGGIDINVGGRVPIGGGHDEITGEPNPIDGYIEPGKQHLDGFHALWYGRSREGASDYDREARQRCVQSAMLKQLDPGTLLTRFQDISDAGQKIIETDIPENQLPSFVDLGLKSKDHDLIQYGMAPPYFAEEFPTYPDFDEFQSSVSKVIQDSKDGKTPDTKAASAQEAPGGGANPVSAVSPLAVAQTLGLSSHNRTNTAQADNLDVQLAADLTENGTCSVP; encoded by the coding sequence ATGACTACTCCCCCAAGCAACCAGGATCCCTCCGACCACATCGAGGCCGCACGCGGGCTGGACGAGCACGTTGGCAGCTCGCGAATGACCGACCCCCTGCGCAATCCCCGCTCAGGTGGGGCTCTCACGCGTACCAAGAGGGCTTGGTTACTCCTGATTCTGACGACCATCATCCCAGGCTCGGCCCAGCTCGTTGCAGGTCACCGAAAGGTGGGGCGGATCGCCCTGACCGTCACGCTGACCGTGTGGGTTCTGCTGATTCTCCTGCTCCTCACGTGGCTGATCCATCGCGCCTGGGTGATCGAGCTCGTCACGGGGCGTTACATGTCGCTCGTCCTGGTCATCGTGCTCGTGGCCCTGGCGATCTTCTGGGCCTTCCTGTTCTTCGACACTTTGCGGTTGATTCGGCCCGTACTCCTGGCCAAAGGCATGCGCCCCGCTGTGATCATCGGATTCGTGGTTCTGCTGTTCGTTACTGCCGGCGGTGTCGGGTACTCGGCGTATCTGGTGAACGTGGGGCGCGGGGCCGTCAGCGGAATCTTTGCCTCCGGAGCGAAGATGAAACCCGTGGACGGCCGGTACAACTTCCTACTCATGGGTGGTGACGCGGGTGATGATCGCGTCGGTCGACGCCCCGATTCGATGACGGTCTTCAGCGTTGATGCGAAGACCGGGCAGGCCGTGACGATCTCGTTGCCGCGCAATACGCAGAATGCACAGTTCTCCAAGGATTCTCCGCTCTGGGACATCTACCCGGATGGGTACAACTGCGGCGACGAATGTATCCTCAACGCCCTGTACCCCGATGTCGCCAATGATCACAAAGACCTCTACCCGAATGCCGCTGACCCCGGAGCTGAGGCCATGAAGGATGCCGCGGAAGGCATCACCGGGCTCCCCATCCAGGCCTATGTGCTGGTGGACATGGACGGGTTCTCCAACCTCATCGACGCAATGGGCGGCATCGATATCAACGTCGGTGGACGGGTGCCGATCGGCGGCGGACACGACGAGATCACCGGCGAGCCGAACCCCATCGACGGATACATTGAGCCTGGTAAGCAGCACCTCGACGGTTTCCACGCCCTCTGGTACGGACGGTCCCGTGAGGGTGCTTCGGATTACGATCGTGAGGCCCGGCAGCGTTGCGTGCAGTCTGCAATGCTCAAACAACTCGACCCCGGCACGCTTCTGACCCGTTTCCAGGACATCTCCGACGCCGGTCAGAAAATCATTGAAACCGACATTCCCGAGAACCAGCTTCCGAGCTTCGTGGACCTTGGTCTCAAGTCCAAGGACCACGACCTGATCCAGTACGGCATGGCGCCGCCTTACTTCGCAGAGGAGTTCCCGACGTATCCCGATTTCGATGAGTTCCAGTCGTCGGTTTCGAAGGTCATTCAGGATTCCAAGGACGGCAAGACCCCGGATACCAAGGCCGCGAGCGCTCAGGAGGCCCCCGGAGGTGGGGCGAATCCCGTATCGGCTGTTTCCCCGCTTGCTGTGGCCCAGACGCTGGGCCTGAGCAGCCACAACCGGACCAATACGGCCCAGGCTGACAACCTCGATGTTCAGCTTGCCGCCGACCTCACCGAGAATGGCACCTGTTCAGTCCCGTAA
- a CDS encoding peptidoglycan bridge formation glycyltransferase FemA/FemB family protein, which translates to MSTILQSDAWAKFQRDLGHEVFQRSGDGYSYLATLEGGRTGRYLYCPYGPIANSAQAFTRALEDLKQLAASKKCLFIRVEPTRDEMFPEGADQVEDLESRGMHFAPRQVQPSHTWMVDLTQDEDAILKGMKSTNRNLHRNIHKKGVSFEESHDPADIAVLLKYLNQTAERVGFNRQKDDYLTQAAKSLMPLGAASVYLARVDGEPIGAAMVYDSEDTRTYAHASMSYEHRKLSANNPLVSTMMLDAKNKGLTRFDMFGIAPEGEPNHPWAGFTGFKKSFGGYPVTLPGTWDLPVNNLAYKAYRLAYSARETGFPKAKRFVSTAAARVRKTLRR; encoded by the coding sequence ATGAGCACAATTCTGCAGTCCGATGCGTGGGCAAAATTTCAGCGCGATCTAGGCCATGAGGTATTCCAGAGGTCGGGTGACGGTTACTCGTACCTCGCTACCTTGGAGGGCGGGCGTACAGGGCGTTACTTGTATTGCCCGTACGGGCCGATTGCCAACTCCGCGCAGGCCTTCACTCGGGCCCTCGAGGATCTCAAGCAGCTTGCCGCCAGCAAGAAGTGCCTGTTCATCCGTGTGGAACCGACCCGCGATGAAATGTTCCCCGAAGGGGCAGACCAGGTCGAGGATCTTGAGAGCCGCGGAATGCATTTCGCGCCCCGACAGGTTCAGCCGAGTCACACGTGGATGGTTGATCTCACTCAGGACGAGGACGCGATCCTCAAGGGGATGAAGTCCACCAACCGGAACCTCCACCGGAACATTCACAAAAAGGGGGTCAGCTTCGAGGAATCGCACGATCCTGCCGACATCGCAGTTCTGCTGAAGTATTTGAACCAGACGGCGGAGCGAGTGGGATTCAACCGGCAGAAGGATGATTACCTGACGCAGGCCGCGAAGTCGCTCATGCCGCTCGGCGCCGCATCGGTCTACCTTGCTCGCGTCGATGGCGAGCCGATCGGAGCGGCGATGGTCTATGATTCCGAGGACACTCGAACCTACGCGCACGCGTCGATGTCGTACGAGCACCGCAAACTCAGTGCCAATAACCCTTTGGTCTCGACCATGATGCTCGATGCCAAGAACAAAGGGCTGACTCGGTTCGATATGTTCGGCATTGCGCCGGAGGGCGAGCCGAACCACCCGTGGGCGGGGTTCACCGGCTTCAAGAAATCATTCGGCGGCTACCCCGTGACGCTTCCGGGTACGTGGGATCTCCCGGTCAACAACCTGGCGTACAAGGCCTACCGGCTCGCGTACTCGGCTCGGGAAACCGGTTTCCCGAAGGCGAAACGCTTTGTCTCTACCGCGGCCGCCCGGGTACGGAAGACGCTGCGCCGGTAA
- the glpX gene encoding class II fructose-bisphosphatase, with amino-acid sequence MSEANEQNNQADRNLALELVRVTEAAAIAGGNWVGAGDKNSADGAAVDAMRNMLSTVHFNGTVVIGEGEKDEAPMLFNGEHLGDGDGPALDVAVDPVDGTRLTALGMNNALSVIAVADGGSMFDPSAVFYMEKLVTGPEAADLVDLRLPVKQNLHLVAKAKGKRINQLTVCILDRPRHADLVEEVRATGARTRMILDGDVAGAIAACRDNTGVDVMLGTGGTPEGIVAACAIKATGGVIQGRLAPKDDEEKQKALDAGHNLDAVLTTNELVTSDNCFFAATGVTDGDLLRGVRYFGDRISTQSIVMRSKSGTVRMVEAEHIAEKWDKYQR; translated from the coding sequence GTGTCGGAAGCGAACGAACAGAACAACCAGGCTGACCGCAACCTAGCGCTCGAGCTGGTTCGAGTAACCGAGGCCGCAGCGATCGCGGGCGGCAACTGGGTAGGGGCCGGGGACAAGAACTCGGCCGACGGTGCGGCCGTTGATGCGATGCGTAACATGCTTTCAACCGTGCACTTCAACGGCACCGTGGTGATCGGCGAAGGCGAAAAAGACGAAGCCCCCATGTTGTTCAACGGAGAACACCTGGGTGATGGGGACGGTCCGGCCCTCGACGTCGCGGTCGACCCCGTCGACGGAACCCGCCTCACAGCGCTCGGCATGAACAACGCGTTGTCGGTCATCGCCGTGGCCGACGGTGGTTCGATGTTCGATCCGTCCGCTGTTTTCTACATGGAAAAGCTGGTGACCGGCCCGGAGGCTGCTGACCTCGTCGATCTCCGCCTGCCCGTCAAACAAAACCTCCACTTGGTGGCCAAGGCCAAGGGCAAGCGCATCAACCAGCTCACCGTGTGCATCCTTGACCGGCCTCGCCACGCGGATTTGGTCGAAGAAGTCCGGGCAACCGGTGCACGAACCCGCATGATCCTGGACGGCGACGTCGCCGGCGCTATCGCAGCGTGCCGCGACAACACGGGCGTGGACGTGATGCTCGGAACCGGTGGCACCCCGGAAGGAATCGTCGCGGCCTGCGCCATCAAGGCTACCGGTGGCGTGATCCAGGGCCGGCTGGCGCCCAAGGACGACGAAGAAAAGCAGAAGGCGCTGGACGCCGGGCACAACTTGGATGCCGTTTTGACAACCAACGAGTTGGTCACAAGTGATAACTGCTTCTTCGCTGCAACCGGTGTGACCGACGGAGATTTGCTGCGTGGCGTTCGTTACTTCGGCGACCGCATCAGCACCCAGTCGATCGTCATGCGGTCGAAGTCCGGGACCGTGCGAATGGTCGAAGCTGAGCACATTGCCGAAAAATGGGATAAGTACCAGCGGTAA
- a CDS encoding DUF4245 domain-containing protein, with protein MSESNNENPVDPSGQPSSGRDGTDGDELPVKPQLTESQAKRLNTPVRAMVFSMIALLLILLPFLWLVPRPDNQSYRPDVDLTKTAQEASETAGYAVVAPQLDDSWHANFARWNSGSADGVPFWEAGFVTPSQGFITVTQTNKANPTWISQKTDSAPATGKTDIDGVTWSTRVKQDKNGGNETTAYVGDVNGTTLILSGDAERDEFKDLAHQSLESLKNGDATSPSPTSSAQSG; from the coding sequence GTGAGCGAATCCAACAACGAGAATCCCGTAGATCCATCCGGCCAGCCCTCCTCGGGCAGGGACGGCACCGACGGTGATGAGTTGCCCGTCAAACCGCAGCTCACCGAGTCTCAGGCAAAACGTCTCAACACACCCGTGCGGGCCATGGTTTTCTCGATGATCGCTCTCCTTCTGATTCTCCTCCCTTTCCTGTGGCTCGTACCCAGACCGGACAACCAGTCGTACCGGCCGGATGTGGATCTCACCAAGACCGCGCAGGAAGCCAGCGAAACCGCAGGATACGCCGTCGTCGCACCGCAGTTGGACGACTCCTGGCACGCGAATTTCGCCCGCTGGAATTCCGGTTCGGCGGACGGAGTGCCGTTCTGGGAAGCCGGATTCGTGACACCGTCCCAAGGCTTCATTACGGTCACGCAGACCAACAAGGCCAACCCGACCTGGATCTCGCAGAAGACCGACAGCGCCCCGGCCACGGGCAAGACCGATATTGACGGCGTCACGTGGAGCACCCGTGTCAAACAGGACAAAAACGGTGGGAACGAGACCACCGCATACGTGGGCGACGTCAACGGAACCACACTGATTCTCTCCGGCGATGCCGAACGGGACGAGTTCAAGGATCTGGCGCACCAGTCGTTGGAGTCCCTCAAGAACGGCGATGCCACGTCACCGTCCCCAACGAGTTCCGCGCAAAGCGGCTGA
- a CDS encoding carbonic anhydrase, with translation MSEKPAQITPQEAWKRLADGNARFVAGESHHPNQDAARRESLAGGQNPFAVIFGCSDSRLAAEIIFDLGLGDTFVVRTAGQVLSNASLGSLEYSITDLQVPLMVVLGHDSCGAVTAAKDSYETGAMPPGFVRNLVEEIMPAVIETRRNSDAEDVTLNEMVRTNTRQVAERMIDQSKIISNAVDENRTAVIGMFYHLRDGKAELVFSSHDLQS, from the coding sequence ATGTCTGAGAAGCCGGCACAGATCACTCCTCAAGAAGCGTGGAAACGACTGGCGGACGGCAACGCCAGATTCGTTGCCGGCGAGTCCCACCACCCGAATCAGGACGCCGCCCGGCGAGAATCCCTGGCCGGCGGGCAGAATCCCTTCGCCGTGATCTTCGGCTGCTCCGATTCCCGTCTCGCCGCAGAGATCATCTTCGACCTCGGCTTGGGCGACACCTTCGTCGTCCGGACCGCCGGTCAGGTGCTCAGCAACGCTTCCCTCGGTTCTCTCGAATACAGCATCACGGATCTGCAGGTTCCGCTCATGGTGGTGCTCGGCCACGACTCGTGCGGTGCGGTGACCGCCGCCAAGGATTCCTACGAGACCGGTGCTATGCCACCAGGCTTTGTCCGGAACCTGGTCGAAGAGATCATGCCGGCGGTCATCGAGACTCGTCGCAATTCCGATGCGGAAGACGTCACGCTGAACGAAATGGTCCGCACCAACACGCGGCAAGTCGCCGAGCGCATGATTGACCAGTCGAAAATCATCTCGAATGCCGTGGACGAGAACCGGACCGCGGTCATCGGCATGTTCTACCACCTCAGGGACGGGAAGGCCGAGCTCGTCTTCTCATCGCACGATCTTCAGTCCTAG
- a CDS encoding class II fumarate hydratase, translating to MAENTEFRIEHDTMGEVRVPVNALYSAQTQRAVQNFPISGKTLESAHIAALARVKKAAAQANLELDVLDQDRAEAIRSAADEVIAHQHDDDFPIDVFQTGSGTSSNMNTNEVLATLASRALEAKDIQVHPNDHVNASQSSNDVFPTSVHVAVTGALINDLKPALDQLATSLEDKAEEFKNVVKSGRTHLMDATPVTLGQEFSGYAAQIRYGIERIDAALPRVAEVPLGGTAVGTGINTPDGFSARVIELLAEETGLPLTEARNHFEAQANRDGLVEASGQLRTIAYSLMKMCNDIRWMGSGPNTGLGELRIPDLQPGSSIMPGKVNPVICEAVIQVAAQVIGNDTAVALSSTNGAFELNVGIPVMAANLLESIRLLGNSTRVMAEKMIDGLEANEERARFLAEASPSTVTPMNKLIGYEAAAKIAKHAVAHKTTVRDAVIELGYVERGEVTEEQLDEALDVTKMLGNH from the coding sequence ATGGCTGAAAATACAGAATTCCGCATCGAACACGACACCATGGGCGAGGTCCGAGTACCGGTCAACGCCCTGTACAGTGCGCAGACTCAGCGTGCTGTCCAGAACTTCCCGATCTCGGGCAAAACCTTGGAGTCGGCGCACATCGCCGCTCTCGCGCGCGTCAAGAAGGCCGCGGCTCAGGCCAACTTGGAACTCGATGTCCTCGACCAGGATCGGGCCGAGGCCATCCGCAGTGCTGCGGACGAGGTGATCGCGCACCAACACGACGACGATTTTCCGATTGACGTGTTCCAGACCGGTTCCGGTACGTCCTCGAACATGAATACCAACGAAGTTCTTGCGACGTTGGCCTCCCGCGCACTCGAGGCCAAAGACATCCAAGTTCATCCGAACGACCACGTCAATGCCTCGCAGTCCTCGAACGATGTTTTCCCGACCTCGGTGCACGTCGCCGTGACAGGTGCATTGATCAATGACCTCAAGCCTGCATTGGACCAGTTGGCGACGTCGCTCGAGGACAAGGCCGAAGAGTTCAAGAACGTCGTCAAATCGGGGCGAACCCATCTCATGGATGCGACGCCAGTGACCTTGGGCCAGGAATTCTCCGGCTACGCCGCACAGATTCGTTACGGCATCGAACGCATCGACGCCGCCCTCCCCCGCGTGGCCGAGGTCCCCTTGGGCGGGACCGCCGTGGGCACGGGAATCAACACTCCGGACGGATTCTCCGCCCGCGTGATCGAGTTGCTCGCCGAGGAAACAGGCCTTCCTTTGACCGAGGCACGCAATCACTTCGAAGCGCAGGCCAACCGCGACGGCCTGGTCGAAGCTTCCGGACAGTTGCGCACCATCGCATACTCGCTCATGAAGATGTGCAATGACATTCGGTGGATGGGCTCCGGCCCCAACACCGGTTTGGGCGAGCTGCGCATCCCCGATTTGCAGCCCGGCTCCTCGATCATGCCCGGCAAGGTCAATCCCGTCATCTGCGAGGCTGTGATCCAGGTTGCGGCTCAGGTCATCGGCAACGACACCGCCGTCGCCCTATCCTCGACCAATGGCGCTTTCGAGCTGAATGTGGGCATCCCGGTCATGGCCGCCAATTTGCTCGAATCGATTCGACTCCTCGGCAATTCAACACGCGTGATGGCGGAGAAGATGATCGATGGCCTGGAGGCCAACGAAGAACGCGCCCGGTTCCTCGCCGAGGCGTCTCCTTCGACCGTGACTCCCATGAACAAGCTCATCGGTTACGAGGCCGCGGCCAAGATTGCCAAGCATGCCGTTGCCCACAAAACAACCGTGCGCGACGCAGTGATCGAGCTCGGTTATGTGGAACGCGGGGAGGTTACGGAGGAACAGCTGGATGAAGCACTAGATGTGACCAAGATGCTCGGAAACCACTAG
- a CDS encoding TetR/AcrR family transcriptional regulator: MTESEYLRAETRSDGLRERKRFETRRAIHEACLDLAEENGFNGFTVDEAATRAGISRRTFFNYFASKEDAIFDIESEEVRAVYRERYLSGDYHSSDSSVVGEIIHMYADIERTRLDGFRPSHMRRVRGIITENPKLIDHFIKKAEANFQERSEILRQRHPHLSSEERMIALKTVETVRHLYIEHLGESTTYGPERLIKTYDDVARIGFSPVTDASSMTLQEKN, translated from the coding sequence GTGACAGAAAGTGAATATTTGCGAGCCGAGACTCGGAGCGACGGACTCCGCGAGCGCAAGCGATTCGAGACTCGACGAGCAATCCACGAAGCCTGTTTGGACCTCGCGGAGGAAAACGGCTTCAACGGATTCACTGTCGACGAGGCTGCAACACGAGCGGGTATTTCGCGGCGAACCTTTTTCAATTACTTTGCGAGCAAGGAAGACGCGATCTTCGACATCGAGTCTGAAGAGGTCCGCGCGGTTTATCGAGAGAGGTATCTCTCGGGTGATTACCATTCCTCGGACAGTTCCGTCGTCGGGGAAATCATCCACATGTATGCCGACATTGAGCGCACTCGTTTGGACGGTTTTAGACCCTCGCACATGCGACGCGTCAGAGGGATCATCACGGAGAATCCGAAATTGATCGACCATTTCATCAAGAAGGCCGAAGCCAATTTCCAGGAACGTTCGGAGATCCTCAGACAGAGACATCCGCATTTGTCCTCCGAAGAGCGCATGATCGCACTCAAGACCGTCGAGACGGTCCGCCACCTTTACATAGAGCATCTCGGAGAGTCCACGACGTATGGGCCGGAGAGACTCATCAAGACTTACGACGACGTCGCACGCATCGGGTTCAGCCCCGTAACGGACGCGTCGAGCATGACCCTACAGGAGAAGAATTGA